The following coding sequences are from one Enterococcus sp. 4G2_DIV0659 window:
- a CDS encoding helix-turn-helix domain-containing protein — protein sequence MDIKLELGKKIRMLREQKNLSREAFCDDELELTVRQLSRIESGESLPTLPKLTYISKQLAVPISHLINENEMTLPQRYIHLKTGLFKRPPQYNEEMKKVVEGIFDEIYEDYYDVLPEEEQLLIDTAQAQNDVNLSERIDFGEGILNDYFFQIKNKKVYSDNDLLIVHLYFGCCFHMEFDNQEFEELVEKSLEQVDYTSEMGLVLLNRVLGTIAALYITFDKYEKVLNIVKISNTIMKMSQDFHRKPIMDMVEGKYWLYFNDVSKADKKYNDAILLAQLHGEDLLAERIKKEWDEDKENKNRK from the coding sequence ATGGATATAAAATTAGAATTAGGAAAAAAAATTCGAATGCTTCGAGAGCAGAAAAATTTAAGTAGAGAAGCATTTTGTGATGATGAATTAGAATTGACAGTTAGACAGCTTTCTAGGATTGAATCAGGAGAATCACTTCCAACGTTACCAAAGCTTACATACATATCGAAGCAACTAGCCGTACCTATCTCTCATTTGATAAATGAAAATGAAATGACCTTACCGCAGCGTTACATACATCTGAAAACAGGTTTGTTTAAACGACCACCGCAATATAATGAGGAAATGAAAAAAGTAGTTGAAGGTATATTTGATGAAATATACGAAGACTACTATGATGTTTTACCAGAAGAAGAACAGCTTTTAATAGACACTGCTCAAGCTCAAAATGATGTGAATCTTTCAGAAAGAATAGATTTTGGTGAAGGAATACTAAACGATTATTTCTTTCAGATCAAGAATAAGAAAGTCTATTCAGATAATGATTTATTGATTGTTCATTTATATTTTGGTTGCTGCTTTCATATGGAATTTGATAATCAAGAATTTGAAGAGTTGGTTGAAAAAAGTTTAGAGCAGGTAGATTATACATCAGAAATGGGTTTAGTTCTTTTAAATAGGGTTTTAGGAACAATAGCGGCCTTATATATTACGTTTGATAAATATGAAAAAGTTCTGAACATAGTTAAAATATCTAATACCATAATGAAAATGAGCCAGGATTTTCATAGAAAACCGATCATGGATATGGTAGAAGGGAAGTATTGGCTATATTTTAACGATGTATCAAAAGCAGATAAAAAATATAATGATGCGATATTGTTAGCTCAGCTGCACGGTGAAGACTTATTGGCTGAACGGATAAAGAAAGAATGGGACGAAGATAAAGAAAATAAAAATAGAAAGTGA